In one window of SAR202 cluster bacterium DNA:
- a CDS encoding DUF488 domain-containing protein, which translates to MLHTASFYQPQDWHGRLFRVSRQHPRGRRVQWESLPFFYPTYDIIKAYRKGEIDFERYTRDYLGQLEERWDSDSDMRSGVRASPGLGDFTLLCFERVGEPCHRLILARWLKDQQPDLLIGPLN; encoded by the coding sequence GTGCTTCACACCGCCAGCTTCTATCAGCCCCAGGACTGGCATGGCCGGCTGTTCCGCGTCTCCCGCCAGCACCCTCGAGGACGCCGTGTCCAGTGGGAGAGCCTGCCCTTCTTCTATCCCACCTACGACATCATCAAGGCCTACCGGAAGGGCGAAATCGATTTCGAGCGTTATACGCGCGACTACCTGGGCCAGCTTGAGGAAAGATGGGATTCGGATAGCGACATGCGGTCGGGGGTGCGGGCGTCGCCGGGCCTGGGCGACTTCACGCTTCTATGCTTCGAGCGCGTCGGTGAGCCCTGCCATCGCTTAATCCTGGCGCGGTGGCTCAAAGACCAGCAGCCGGACTTGCTAATCGGCCCTCTGAATTAG
- a CDS encoding HD domain-containing protein → MAPIDAGIHAAVRRRLLELPRGLREHVHRVEGIAVELAHAHAVDEARSRLCAQAHDLCRAMKGEELLSRARDLGLPIHPVEEAMPVLLHGPVAAELLRLEGLDDEGIYQGVYYHSTAAPRLEPVAKVVFIADKLDPQKIHRYPYIPELKTLAMSDLNRAMLEFLTRETIGYLQEGGLVHPLSIEARNHLLLGGGKP, encoded by the coding sequence ATGGCGCCCATCGACGCCGGCATACACGCGGCGGTTCGGCGTCGGCTGTTAGAGCTGCCCAGAGGGCTGCGGGAACACGTCCATCGCGTCGAAGGCATCGCGGTAGAGCTGGCCCACGCCCACGCCGTCGATGAGGCGCGTTCCCGCCTCTGCGCCCAGGCCCACGACCTATGCCGCGCCATGAAAGGCGAGGAGCTGCTATCGAGGGCGCGAGACCTGGGCCTCCCTATCCACCCTGTCGAGGAGGCCATGCCGGTGCTTCTCCATGGGCCTGTGGCGGCGGAACTGCTGCGGCTGGAGGGCCTGGACGACGAGGGCATATACCAGGGCGTCTACTACCACAGCACAGCGGCGCCTCGACTGGAGCCGGTGGCCAAGGTGGTGTTCATCGCCGACAAGCTGGACCCCCAGAAGATACACCGCTACCCCTATATACCCGAGCTTAAGACGCTCGCTATGTCCGACCTAAACAGGGCGATGCTTGAGTTCTTGACTCGCGAGACCATCGGCTACTTGCAAGAGGGTGGGCTGGTCCATCCGCTATCGATAGAAGCGCGGAACCACTTGCTGCTAGGCGGCGGGAAGCCCTAA
- a CDS encoding acyl-CoA dehydrogenase has protein sequence MDFRFSPAEEAFREELLEFLARELPPDLRGVGRATESGDWELTLSMRRKLAQRGWLTMHWPKEYGGMGASPMLSLILNEEMSYHRAPGRDVFGARMLGPTLMIYGTREQKERFLPPVARGEVQWCQGYSEPEAGSDLASLRTRAEDKGDYFLVNGSKIWTSLAHRADWMMLMARTDPDAPKHRGISFLLLDMKSRGVEVRPIISMAGEHEFNQVFFDNVEVPKENLVGEKGRGWYVAVTLLDFERSGIDYAASAKRILDDINQYMDDVHGDHGTDIPRADEGWARDLMVERYVETEVARLMAYKVTWLQSQGQVPTKEASMSKVFGSENLQKCAAAGLKILGHYGVLTDEDKWVPLRGIIEKAWRYSISGTIAAGTSEIQRNIIASRGLGMPRG, from the coding sequence ATGGACTTCCGCTTTTCGCCCGCGGAAGAGGCCTTTCGTGAGGAGCTTTTGGAGTTCCTGGCGCGGGAGCTTCCTCCTGACCTGCGAGGCGTAGGCCGCGCCACCGAATCGGGGGACTGGGAGCTGACGCTTTCGATGCGCCGCAAGCTGGCCCAGCGCGGCTGGCTGACCATGCACTGGCCCAAAGAGTACGGCGGCATGGGCGCATCCCCCATGCTGAGCCTTATTCTCAACGAAGAGATGTCCTACCATCGCGCCCCTGGCCGCGACGTGTTCGGCGCGCGCATGTTGGGGCCGACGCTCATGATCTACGGCACCAGGGAGCAGAAGGAGCGTTTCCTGCCGCCGGTGGCGCGGGGCGAGGTGCAGTGGTGCCAGGGCTACAGCGAGCCTGAGGCCGGCTCCGACCTGGCCTCGCTTAGAACGCGGGCGGAAGACAAGGGCGACTACTTCTTGGTCAACGGCAGCAAGATCTGGACATCCCTGGCCCATCGTGCCGACTGGATGATGCTCATGGCCCGCACCGACCCTGACGCGCCCAAGCATCGCGGCATCAGCTTCCTGCTGCTGGACATGAAGTCCAGGGGTGTAGAGGTGCGGCCTATCATCAGCATGGCCGGCGAGCACGAATTCAACCAGGTCTTCTTCGATAACGTGGAGGTGCCCAAGGAGAACCTGGTGGGCGAGAAGGGCCGGGGCTGGTACGTGGCGGTGACGCTGCTGGACTTCGAGCGTTCCGGCATTGACTACGCCGCCTCCGCTAAACGGATTCTGGATGACATCAATCAGTACATGGACGACGTCCATGGCGACCACGGCACGGATATCCCCCGCGCCGATGAGGGCTGGGCTAGAGACCTCATGGTCGAACGGTATGTTGAAACAGAAGTGGCGCGGCTTATGGCCTACAAGGTGACGTGGCTTCAGAGCCAGGGCCAGGTGCCGACCAAAGAGGCGTCCATGAGCAAGGTCTTCGGCAGTGAAAACCTGCAAAAGTGCGCCGCCGCGGGGCTGAAAATCCTGGGCCATTACGGCGTGCTGACCGACGAGGACAAGTGGGTACCCCTGAGGGGCATCATTGAAAAGGCGTGGCGGTACAGCATATCGGGCACCATTGCGGCGGGGACATCGGAAATACAGCGCAACATCATCGCCAGCCGAGGGCTGGGGATGCCTCGAGGGTAA
- a CDS encoding Lrp/AsnC family transcriptional regulator, with protein sequence MATKAYILIETAVGKTREVAQQLRKVPGMKSVDVVTGPYDVIALIEAKDIASIGEMVTEHVHFGGVNRTVTCISVSGA encoded by the coding sequence ATGGCTACCAAGGCCTATATCCTCATCGAAACAGCGGTAGGGAAGACCCGGGAAGTCGCACAGCAGCTACGCAAGGTCCCGGGTATGAAGTCCGTGGACGTGGTCACGGGCCCCTACGACGTCATCGCCCTCATCGAAGCCAAGGACATTGCCTCCATCGGTGAGATGGTGACCGAGCATGTACACTTCGGCGGGGTGAACCGCACCGTCACCTGCATATCCGTCAGCGGCGCCTAG
- a CDS encoding HIT domain-containing protein, protein MPPKKCVFCDISSGKQESEILYRDDELMVVKDIKPVAPVHLLLIPRRHVAGLTYASGSVSNTLGKMFAMAEEMARRQAMTVSGYRLVVNQGPDSGQQVEHLHMHLLAGRQLKAMA, encoded by the coding sequence ATGCCCCCAAAGAAGTGCGTTTTCTGCGATATATCCAGCGGCAAGCAGGAATCAGAAATCCTGTACCGCGACGATGAATTGATGGTTGTCAAGGATATTAAGCCCGTAGCGCCGGTCCATCTGCTGCTGATACCGCGACGCCACGTGGCGGGCCTGACCTACGCCAGCGGCAGCGTGTCCAACACTTTGGGCAAAATGTTCGCCATGGCGGAGGAGATGGCGAGGCGGCAGGCAATGACGGTGAGCGGCTACCGGCTGGTAGTGAACCAGGGTCCGGACTCGGGCCAGCAAGTCGAACACCTGCACATGCACCTGCTGGCCGGCCGGCAATTGAAGGCTATGGCCTAG
- the rsmG gene encoding 16S rRNA (guanine(527)-N(7))-methyltransferase RsmG, whose protein sequence is MDLLRRHATALGITLNDAQLDQFQRFYQELTNWNQRFNLTRITGYDDVQIKHFLDSLTAASVIPQVAKDGGRFVDIGAGAGLPGLALKIAFPAIRLTLIEATGKKANFLRHVVQALGLDSVEVEAERSEVLAQDPRFRQQFDVALARALAPMAPLAEMALPFCKTGGIVVAYKKGDIDAELAAARRAIATVGGEMLRRHEVDVEGLRDGRCLVVLRKARPTPSEYPRRPGTPQKSPL, encoded by the coding sequence ATGGACCTCCTCCGCCGGCACGCCACCGCCCTTGGCATTACCCTCAACGACGCCCAGCTAGACCAGTTCCAGCGCTTCTACCAGGAGCTGACCAACTGGAACCAGCGATTTAACCTCACCCGCATCACGGGCTATGATGACGTGCAGATAAAGCACTTCCTGGACTCCCTGACCGCGGCCTCTGTCATTCCACAGGTCGCGAAGGATGGCGGGCGGTTTGTGGACATAGGCGCGGGCGCAGGACTGCCAGGCCTCGCGCTGAAAATCGCCTTCCCCGCCATTCGCCTCACCCTCATCGAGGCCACGGGCAAAAAGGCCAACTTCCTGCGGCATGTTGTCCAGGCCCTGGGGTTGGATAGTGTAGAGGTGGAGGCGGAGCGGTCCGAGGTACTAGCGCAAGACCCTAGATTCCGCCAGCAGTTCGACGTCGCTCTGGCCCGCGCCCTGGCCCCCATGGCCCCCTTAGCCGAGATGGCGCTGCCCTTCTGCAAGACCGGCGGCATCGTTGTCGCGTACAAGAAGGGGGATATAGACGCAGAGCTGGCTGCCGCACGCCGCGCCATCGCCACCGTGGGTGGGGAGATGCTGCGTCGACACGAGGTCGATGTGGAGGGGCTGCGGGACGGACGCTGCCTGGTGGTGCTGCGGAAGGCCAGGCCCACGCCATCCGAATACCCGCGGCGGCCGGGCACGCCCCAGAAATCGCCCTTGTAG
- a CDS encoding amino acid permease, with translation MAATSNQERPELKRSIGVIAATGSGLAVIIGAGVYVLMGEAAAKSGNAIWASFLLAAGAAFFTALSYAELSAKFPRAASGYNYAREAFGDGAAFVVGWLTFFSQVVSVATVALGFAGYLRDQAGFPVLAGGLSLLAASTLFSLRGVKESTTVGAALSMLEVLGLAVIIGVGVSFLGNVDYLESPEGAWGIFGGAFLLFFAFLGFEQVADLAGEIKNPGRNLPIAVMASGGIAAVLYIITALASVSIIGWKELSESEAPLAAVAQEAMGEGGYYALSVIALIATASTVLISLTATVRTVYGMAKGGSLPMVLAKVHRKYATPWAATLAVAAVATLGVLSQDVGFVAEITNFTILLVFIGVNLSHIVLRRRLDSQEWPFRVGLKALGVPVTPVLGVVVSALLLVNVRLAPALWGLGIMGIGIGVAVWQARKKG, from the coding sequence ATGGCCGCAACGTCTAACCAAGAGCGGCCCGAGCTAAAGCGTAGCATCGGCGTTATAGCAGCCACCGGCTCAGGCTTGGCCGTGATTATCGGCGCGGGAGTGTACGTGCTGATGGGCGAGGCCGCGGCCAAGTCGGGAAACGCCATTTGGGCCTCCTTCCTGCTGGCAGCCGGAGCGGCCTTCTTCACCGCCCTTTCCTACGCCGAGCTTTCCGCCAAGTTCCCTCGCGCAGCCTCAGGCTACAACTATGCCCGTGAAGCCTTTGGCGACGGCGCGGCCTTTGTGGTGGGCTGGCTAACCTTCTTCTCGCAGGTAGTGTCGGTGGCGACGGTAGCTTTGGGGTTTGCTGGATACTTGAGAGACCAGGCTGGATTTCCGGTCCTGGCGGGAGGGCTGTCCCTGCTGGCGGCCAGCACGCTGTTTAGCCTGCGAGGAGTCAAGGAGTCCACCACAGTCGGCGCGGCGTTATCGATGTTGGAGGTGCTGGGGCTGGCGGTCATCATAGGGGTGGGAGTCAGCTTTCTAGGCAACGTGGACTACCTAGAGTCACCAGAAGGAGCCTGGGGAATCTTTGGCGGGGCGTTCCTACTGTTCTTCGCCTTCCTGGGCTTCGAGCAGGTGGCAGACCTGGCGGGCGAGATAAAGAACCCGGGCCGCAACCTGCCAATTGCAGTCATGGCGTCGGGCGGGATAGCGGCGGTGCTCTATATCATAACGGCGCTGGCGTCGGTCAGCATCATCGGTTGGAAGGAGTTAAGCGAAAGTGAGGCGCCGCTGGCGGCGGTGGCGCAGGAGGCTATGGGTGAGGGCGGGTACTACGCGCTGTCGGTCATCGCCCTGATAGCCACGGCCAGCACTGTACTTATCAGTCTGACGGCGACAGTACGGACGGTCTATGGCATGGCTAAGGGCGGCTCACTGCCAATGGTCCTGGCGAAGGTGCATCGCAAATACGCGACTCCCTGGGCGGCAACACTAGCCGTGGCCGCCGTGGCTACATTGGGGGTGCTGAGCCAGGATGTGGGCTTTGTGGCCGAGATCACCAACTTCACCATCCTGTTAGTATTCATAGGGGTGAACCTGTCGCACATCGTACTGAGACGCCGACTGGACAGCCAGGAATGGCCTTTCCGAGTGGGGTTAAAGGCGCTGGGCGTGCCGGTAACGCCGGTGCTGGGAGTAGTAGTCTCGGCCCTGCTGCTAGTGAACGTGAGGTTGGCGCCGGCCCTGTGGGGGCTTGGGATAATGGGAATCGGCATAGGCGTGGCAGTGTGGCAGGCGAGGAAGAAAGGGTAG
- a CDS encoding VWA domain-containing protein, with translation MNSFSSVSKKRIRWGISSGFVVMAALVAMLLMVLPVAAHSGPELTPASVEVTLKPGESVDIEKTVHTPEIAPLADICFLADTTGSMGGAINNVKANAQNIIDAVQAESPDAQFCVAEYKDFTDAFAYKLNQTVTGDELLVQAGINAWVASGGGDFPEAQLNALSEMADPSVVTNDPAFRPGSTRVIVWFGDAPGHDPSGGHTLASTIADLTTDGSNAPIIVIALSVGANQLNSSGQAQAIADATGGIFRSGVNEAEVADAIIDALQAIDVEVAMVSDCAAPISTTFNPASQTVQSGDHAVFTETITAAADAEQGKTYTCNDWATINGEPMTDASGAVIMETKTIHIADVTPPAVACTPTHNPSGKHIPNAGNNPKSGQNPDGFYRISAKDNVDASPQVFVVDMGTGTVFGPYPSDTDIKYTQAPGVTPSASPMAGEVEYHIKGKGDAGVYAVDASGNKSTVVSCKVPPPPK, from the coding sequence ATGAATAGCTTTTCAAGTGTCTCCAAAAAAAGAATAAGGTGGGGCATCTCCAGTGGCTTTGTCGTTATGGCAGCCCTGGTGGCGATGCTCTTGATGGTGCTGCCCGTGGCGGCCCACAGTGGCCCCGAGCTGACACCCGCCTCCGTAGAGGTAACGCTCAAGCCCGGCGAAAGCGTTGACATCGAAAAGACGGTACACACGCCGGAAATAGCGCCTCTTGCCGACATCTGCTTCCTGGCAGACACCACCGGAAGCATGGGCGGGGCCATAAACAACGTCAAGGCCAACGCACAGAACATAATAGATGCTGTTCAGGCGGAGTCTCCAGACGCCCAATTCTGCGTTGCAGAATACAAGGACTTCACAGACGCCTTTGCCTATAAGCTAAACCAGACCGTGACCGGCGACGAGCTTTTGGTACAGGCCGGCATCAACGCATGGGTCGCCTCAGGCGGCGGCGACTTTCCCGAAGCCCAGCTGAATGCTTTGTCGGAAATGGCGGACCCGTCTGTCGTCACCAATGATCCAGCATTCCGCCCCGGCTCCACCCGCGTCATTGTATGGTTTGGCGACGCGCCGGGCCATGACCCCAGCGGCGGCCATACCCTGGCTTCCACCATCGCCGACCTCACTACTGATGGGTCCAACGCCCCCATCATTGTGATTGCGCTATCAGTCGGCGCTAACCAGCTAAACTCCAGCGGGCAGGCCCAGGCTATCGCCGACGCCACCGGCGGCATATTCCGCTCAGGCGTCAACGAGGCCGAGGTGGCGGATGCCATCATTGATGCCCTCCAGGCCATCGATGTCGAGGTCGCCATGGTCAGCGACTGCGCGGCCCCCATCAGCACCACCTTCAATCCCGCCAGCCAGACGGTCCAGAGCGGCGATCATGCAGTCTTCACCGAGACAATTACCGCAGCCGCCGATGCCGAACAGGGCAAAACCTATACCTGCAACGACTGGGCCACCATCAATGGCGAGCCTATGACTGACGCCAGCGGCGCGGTCATCATGGAGACCAAGACCATCCACATTGCGGACGTTACGCCTCCCGCCGTTGCCTGCACTCCCACCCATAACCCCAGCGGCAAGCACATTCCTAACGCCGGCAACAACCCCAAGAGCGGCCAGAACCCTGACGGCTTCTACCGCATCTCAGCTAAAGACAACGTAGACGCTAGTCCACAGGTGTTCGTCGTAGATATGGGCACGGGCACGGTATTCGGGCCCTATCCCAGCGACACCGACATCAAATACACCCAGGCTCCTGGCGTCACACCCAGCGCTTCCCCCATGGCCGGCGAAGTGGAATACCACATCAAAGGCAAGGGCGACGCCGGCGTTTACGCGGTGGACGCTTCCGGCAATAAGTCCACGGTTGTTAGCTGCAAGGTTCCCCCTCCTCCTAAATAA
- a CDS encoding acyl-CoA dehydrogenase, with product MDLAWNETQQMLKSSARSLLAKECPLSMVLAMEKDEKGYSPQVWRRMAEAGWLGLAFPEKYGGAGGNFLDLAALLEEMGRMLTPSPFFSTVVVGGLAVLASGSEAQKAELLPKIAQGQLFMTLATLESTDDYWYTYLNSRANRDGNGFVLNGAKYFVPDAYVTDYFLVSALTSDTGPDPWEKNRGISVFLVPRSAPGVKVTPHHTFSGDRLGRVEFDGVKASRDWILGEVDRGWKIVMETLDRGAAGKSVEMAGGAQAVLEMTLDYLKRRVQFGRPVATFQALQHHLANMAMDVEGCQSMAYQAAWRVAQGELWSSDISMAKMWCNEAYNRICALAHQCHGGMGFTWEYDLQLYTRRAKVQEQAFGDAAYHRTMLSQALSGL from the coding sequence GTGGACCTGGCGTGGAACGAGACCCAGCAGATGCTGAAGAGCAGCGCGCGGTCGCTCCTGGCTAAGGAGTGCCCGCTGTCGATGGTGCTGGCAATGGAAAAGGACGAGAAGGGGTACAGTCCTCAAGTGTGGCGTCGCATGGCCGAGGCGGGATGGCTGGGGCTAGCCTTTCCGGAGAAGTACGGCGGCGCTGGGGGCAACTTCCTGGACCTGGCGGCGCTGCTGGAGGAGATGGGCCGGATGCTGACACCCAGCCCCTTCTTCTCGACGGTGGTAGTGGGCGGACTGGCGGTGCTGGCGTCGGGGAGCGAGGCGCAAAAGGCGGAACTGCTGCCCAAAATTGCTCAGGGGCAGCTTTTCATGACGCTGGCGACGCTAGAGTCGACCGATGATTACTGGTACACCTACCTGAACTCAAGAGCCAACCGCGATGGTAACGGCTTTGTTCTCAACGGCGCCAAGTATTTTGTGCCTGACGCCTACGTCACTGACTACTTCCTGGTCTCTGCGCTGACCTCGGATACTGGGCCTGACCCATGGGAAAAGAATCGTGGCATAAGCGTCTTTCTTGTTCCGAGGAGCGCGCCAGGGGTGAAGGTGACGCCTCACCACACCTTCTCGGGTGATAGGCTGGGCCGGGTCGAGTTTGACGGCGTGAAGGCTTCCAGAGACTGGATACTCGGCGAGGTAGATCGGGGTTGGAAAATTGTTATGGAGACTCTGGACAGAGGTGCAGCGGGGAAGTCGGTAGAGATGGCGGGCGGGGCCCAGGCGGTGCTGGAGATGACGCTGGACTACCTCAAGCGTCGTGTACAGTTCGGCAGACCAGTGGCTACCTTCCAGGCCCTGCAGCACCACCTGGCCAATATGGCTATGGACGTGGAAGGCTGCCAGTCCATGGCTTACCAGGCGGCGTGGCGCGTGGCGCAGGGCGAACTGTGGTCGTCGGACATATCGATGGCGAAGATGTGGTGTAACGAGGCATACAATCGTATATGCGCCCTGGCGCACCAATGCCATGGCGGCATGGGCTTCACCTGGGAGTACGACTTGCAGCTTTACACCCGCCGCGCCAAGGTGCAGGAGCAGGCTTTCGGCGACGCGGCATACCATCGTACAATGCTGTCCCAAGCCCTAAGCGGCTTGTGA
- a CDS encoding flippase-like domain-containing protein: protein MTSPPGQGSPSRPFFRGKFASLSTLFFLAIGGAFLFFLVVRFDISPRQIWDSLRDSNPWFFLLAFFLYYTNFVFRGIKWRILLGNARQHGEPSPSVPHTTSLMLISGFVNLVTAFRLGDAYRAYLYSSESKTSFSRAVGTLVAERAVEVVIMFSLLMLAAVLLATHGDETSWIYVALASILPGVLIVGLLAMRLFRGRIQRFVPGPLKAAYDLFHHGALGSYANLPLLVGLAVLGWLAEVGRVFFVAQALGVDLSFAWVLFAALANALLTLLPVGGLGITEVSLASLLSDTLTRSEAGAVVVLDRVISYLSVIIFGGLLFLVHNAVFRKRATVSPPG, encoded by the coding sequence ATGACCTCTCCGCCCGGCCAGGGTTCCCCCTCCAGACCCTTTTTCAGGGGCAAGTTCGCGTCCCTGTCCACACTTTTCTTCCTCGCCATCGGCGGCGCTTTTCTCTTCTTCCTGGTGGTCCGCTTCGACATCAGCCCCAGGCAGATATGGGACAGCCTGCGGGATAGCAACCCCTGGTTCTTCCTTCTAGCCTTTTTTCTCTATTACACCAACTTTGTCTTTCGAGGCATCAAGTGGCGCATCTTGCTGGGCAACGCCCGACAGCATGGCGAGCCATCACCCAGCGTACCTCACACCACCAGCCTTATGCTCATCAGCGGCTTCGTAAATCTGGTCACCGCCTTTCGTCTGGGCGACGCGTATCGCGCCTACCTCTACAGCAGCGAGTCCAAGACCAGCTTCTCGCGGGCTGTGGGCACCCTGGTGGCGGAGCGGGCCGTAGAGGTGGTGATTATGTTCTCGCTGCTTATGCTGGCCGCCGTCCTGCTGGCCACCCACGGCGACGAGACCTCCTGGATATACGTGGCGCTGGCGTCCATTCTGCCCGGGGTGCTGATTGTAGGGCTGCTGGCGATGCGTCTCTTTCGGGGACGCATTCAGCGATTTGTCCCCGGCCCGCTAAAAGCCGCCTACGACCTCTTCCACCACGGCGCCCTAGGGTCCTACGCCAACCTTCCCCTGCTCGTCGGCCTGGCTGTGCTGGGGTGGCTGGCGGAGGTGGGGCGGGTCTTCTTCGTGGCCCAGGCCCTAGGCGTGGACCTGAGCTTCGCCTGGGTGCTATTCGCCGCCCTGGCCAACGCCCTGCTGACCCTGCTGCCCGTGGGCGGCCTGGGCATCACTGAGGTCAGCCTTGCGAGCCTGCTCTCGGATACCCTCACTCGCAGCGAGGCGGGTGCGGTGGTGGTGCTGGACCGCGTCATCAGCTATCTCAGCGTCATCATCTTCGGCGGGCTGCTGTTCCTGGTACACAACGCGGTGTTCAGGAAACGGGCTACGGTCTCGCCGCCAGGGTAG